The region TTTGGTGTGTCCGGCTGGCTATGCGACGAGTTGTGTCATGGTGTACAGCACGCCCGGTGGAATACAGCTCGATACTGTGGTAGACGATGGGCCAATTACGACAAAATGGAGTATTTTAAAGGAGGGTGAAActgctgttggctgttgtCCGACGTGAGTTGTGCGATTCTTGCGTGAGATAGAGACACTGATGAGTTGTAGTGGTTATACCTGCTATTTGCCCTATTCTTGTGCGTGGGCGCCGTCGATATCAGCAACAATTACGGGAGACATGGACAAAGCTTGCTACGGATCGTCCAAATCCCGTTCCGTTGGCACGACAGTCATAGTCAAGGACATGATTCCCAAGGTTGTCGCGCCACAAATTGTTCTCATCCggaacagcaacaacaccacatcaacTACTTCAGCAACAAATACATCCACAATAGTTCAGCCAACAGTATCAAACGGGCCAGAAGGTGACTCGTCTTCAGGTTTAagcaccgccgccaaagcagcaatAGGTACCGCTGTCCCCCTAGgaatcatcatcctcgccttGGCAGGGTACATTCTATTCTTCCGTCGACGAAGCCGCAACGAGAAAGACACCGAACCCGCATCAGAGCAAGATGGTGGCTTTTCCAGTCTCAATAAACCAGAGTTGGACGCAACCGGTTCGCCCCTCGGGATTTCAGTAAGCCCGTATACTGAGTTGGACGGCACGCCTAGTCTTTCACCGGGACTCTCGACGTTTGTTTCCGATCAAAGTTCTGAAGGAAATCGTTTGTCTGAGCTGCAAGGCTCAATGGCAGCTCGGGTAGTAGCTGGCATGTGGGAGTTGCAAGGCGACGAGGAGCGAGTGGCGAGTCGTGTGGCGAGTCCGGCATTTTCTAATGAGGATGGAAGTGTTGCGGCATTTGGTGCCTCCGCCGATACGGCAACTGAGatcaaagaagatggcgttggggaaaATTTGTTCTCGGAGAACAAGGGTGACAATCAGAGCCTGGAAGATGAAATTAGGCAGGACGACACTGAGAACAGGAATATGGGAGAGGGTTCGGGGCAGGCTCATGTTGTTGTAGAAGGAGCACAAGAAGATTTTGCACACAGGCCACCCATTAAAAGGAAGAGTCTCAATATCCCAGAGTCTCAATCGTGACGAAAGTTGGCGCAGTTAGTTGAGCATGGCGGTTCAAGCTTGGACAGAACTTAGTTAATACGGCTTGGGAGTTGATCTGATAAATCATGCGC is a window of Pochonia chlamydosporia 170 chromosome 5, whole genome shotgun sequence DNA encoding:
- a CDS encoding transmembrane alpha-helix domain-containing protein, which produces MSVTNTKEAETTSTSTELPALTVNMGPLITPFTPPPDCFSYTLAGYGHRVNSVDVSTIIEWRRGYTCSGTRLDAREECFPPRWGAVFNTAGQKGPNAVYPVYSPGLVCPAGYATSCVMVYSTPGGIQLDTVVDDGPITTKWSILKEGETAVGCCPTGYTCYLPYSCAWAPSISATITGDMDKACYGSSKSRSVGTTVIVKDMIPKVVAPQIVLIRNSNNTTSTTSATNTSTIVQPTVSNGPEGDSSSGLSTAAKAAIGTAVPLGIIILALAGYILFFRRRSRNEKDTEPASEQDGGFSSLNKPELDATGSPLGISVSPYTELDGTPSLSPGLSTFVSDQSSEGNRLSELQGSMAARVVAGMWELQGDEERVASRVASPAFSNEDGSVAAFGASADTATEIKEDGVGENLFSENKGDNQSLEDEIRQDDTENRNMGEGSGQAHVVVEGAQEDFAHRPPIKRKSLNIPESQS